The stretch of DNA ATTGTAGAAGGGCCAGAGGGCGAGTCGGGTGCAGAGGGTCTTGATGCCCGCATTGACTCCCTCCTGAGCCAATTCGCCCAACTCCGCGACCTGATCACGCAGGGGCAACCGCTGCTCTGCCTCACCGCCACGCCCGACGACATCGGCCTGGACGTGCAATCCATCACCACGCTGTTTACCGGAGACGCCCCCACCGGACGCCCCGCGCTGAGTGTGCTGGACACTGGCCCGCAGGCCCGCACCACCGATTCTCCGGTGGCCTTCAATGCCATCGCTTATCCCACCGTGCCCTACACGCACCCCGACAGTCCCGCGTTGCTGGTGCTGTCGCGCCTGCTCAGGAGCGAGTACATGCTCAAGGAAATCCGCGAGAAGGGCGGCGCATACGGCGGCGGCGCAGGCTTCGACACGCGGGGCGGCGTGTTTTCTATGACCAGTTACCGCGACCCGCACATTGCCCGCACCTATCAGGTGTTCCGCGACGCCCGCGCCTTCCTCGACACGCCACTGGGCGAGCGCGAACTGACTGAGGCCATCCTGACCGCCAGCAAAATCTTAGACCCCCTGACCAGCCCTGACACAGTGGGCCGCCTGCGCTTCTACGGCGATCAGGCCGGGTTCACGCCCGAAGTGCAGGAGGCCTTCAAAGCCCGTCTGCTGGCCGTACAACTGGACGACCTCCGCCGCGTCATGGACACCTACCTGACGCCGGAGCGGGCCGCCTACGCGCTGGTGGCCGGACGCGATCCGAATGCGGAAATGGAGGAGATGAGGCTGAAATTTGAGGTGCAGGGAGTTTGAGCAGGAACGTGGAGTGTAGATCGTAGCAGGGGCAAAATGGAGCTTGATTAAGCAGGGCTGCGGTGGGAGAGGCGAGCGGGAAAGCCTCTGCCACCGCGCTTTTTCTACGTTCTACGATCCACACTCCACGTTCGCCTTACCCCCGGTGATACGGCTCCCCCGCACTGATCGTCGCCGCCCGGTACAGCGCCTCGGCCAGCACCACCATCGCCAGATCATGAGGCAGGGTCAGCGTGCCGAGGCTCCACAGGGCGTAAGCTCCAGCCCGCAACCCGTCGGTGTGTCCTTCCGGGCCGCCGATAGCAAATGCCAGTTCGCCCGTGCCGCCCAAGCCCTGTCCGTCCAAGTACGCCGCCAACCCTTCCGATGTGAACTGCTGGCCGCGTGGGTCGAGCAGGATCAGCGGGGTTTTCCCGGCGGCGCGGAGAATGGCCTCACTTTCCAGCGCCTGCGTTTTGCCTGTCACCCGCGTCACGGTCAATTTGTGATAGCGGCGCAGGCGTTTTTCGTACTCGTCCCAGCCTGCGCGGGCATATGCCAGTTTGGGTTCGCCCACGGTAATCAGGTGCAATCTCATGGGGGCAGTCTGGCAGAAGAGGTGCGGCCAGAAAGCGCGGGCCTGTCTTCTCCCAGAGGACTGGTTCCGGTCGGCAGACGTTTGGTTTTGTGACCCATGCTTGACCCGCAGTACACAGACACACAGCGCCCGCACGCCTCGCCCGTTAAACTGGCAGGTATGTCCGGTTTGCTTTTGCTCCCGCTCGGGGGGCGCACTTGAACTACGCGGCGACTCTGGCGGTGCTGGTGGTGCTGTCGTTCAGCTTTCCGCTGACGGTGCGGCTGGGCGCTCAGCTGGGCGTACCGGAAGTGCTGGGCGCGTCTATGCTGGGCGCAGTCCTGACCTTTGCGCTGGCAGCCTACGTGGTGCGCTGGCAGGTCACGCGCCACCGGGTCACGGTGCAGCGGTTGGCGGCGGCGCGGGCGCAGGTGGCCGCCGATCCGTCCAGCCCCCGCGCCTATTTTGTGGGCGGCGAACATCTGGGCCTGATCCTGCTTCGCCTAGACCGCCGCCGCGAGGCTGCCGAGGTCATAGACCGCTTTGCCCGTCTGGGGGGCGCACGGGAAAGCGAAATCGTGGCCCTGCGCGAAGCCCTGTCTAACGCCGAACGCCGCCAACGCCGCGCACAGGGACGTGAAGCGTGAGGCTGCACGGAACGAAAGCCGTGATGATGCGTATCCTGAGAGGTATGAAGGTTGCCAGTGTTAAGGAGCAGTATCCCCAGCAATACGTCAGGCAAGGAGCGCACCTATGAGGGCTTATAAGGGCATCGTGGAAGACGGAGTGGTGGTTCTGATCGGCGCACGCCTGCCCGAAGGCACAGTGGTTACGGTCACGGTGGGCGAAACCGAACTGCTCCGGGCCCGAATAACCAGCGCCCTGAAACGCCCACGCAAGGTGCGGGTGCGGGTCAAGCCGACGCCGGGCATGGCCATGTCCCAATTGCAGTTAGAAGGCACGGCAGGCCGTCTTCCGACTGATGAGTAGCACACGGGAAGACAGGCTTGAGGCTGACCGTGTTGAAGCTGACAGCCTTGACGAACTGGTGCTGGACGAAGAGTGGTCAGAGGCAGCAAATGACGCCTCCGCCGACCTGCCCCCGCTCAGTCCTATTCCAGACGGGGCTCGGGTGTGGTTGGTGCCCACGCCTGTAGGCAACCTGGGCGATCTGACCCTGCGGGCCATAGAAGTCCTGCGGGCCGCCGACGCTGTGGCCTGCGAAGACACCCGACGCACTGGGGCGCTGTTGTCACATCTGGGCATCCGCAAGCCGCTGGTACGCCTGGACGCCCATACCATGCGCCGCGCCCCGCAAGTGCTGGAACGCTACGCCCGCCTGGCGTATGTCAGCGATGCAGGCACGCCCGGAATCAGTGACCCCGGCGCGGAACTCGTGCAGGCCGCCATTGCCGCCGATGTGCCCATAGAAGTGCTGCCCGGAGCCACCGCTTTCGTGCCCGCGCTGGTGCTGTCGGGCCTGGACAATGCCCGGTTTACCTTCGAGGGCTTCCTCCCGCGTTCGGGCAAAGACCGCAAAGCCCGCCTGAGCGCGGTGGCATCGCGGGTCGAAACCAGCATCATCTACGAAAGTCCTCACCGCCTGCACGCCACCCTGACCGATCTGACGGCCAGTTGCGGCCCACTGCGGCGCTCCAGCGTTACGCGAGAACTGTCCAAGCGGTTCGAGGAGACCCGGCGCGGCAGCCTGGCAGAATTGGCCGATCATTTTGAGGCAGGCACACGCGGCGAAATCGTATTGGTGGTGGCGGGCCGACCAGAGGGCGAGGCCGACCCAGCGCAGCCCGTGACCGATCCGGCAGAGCAGGCCAGAGCGTGGGCGGCAGCGGGGCAAGGGGTCAGGGATATACGTGACGCGCTCATGCGGCAGGGTTTGCGTAAGAATGACGCTTACGCGTTGGCCTTACAGGTCACCCAAGCTCAGCAGCCCTGAGCGCCTCTTCCCACCCCTTTCCTGTCATCCATCCCACCCATGAGGCCCACCATGATTGAACCACAGACCTACCATCCCAATCCCAACGGCCTGAAACGTGTGGCCGTGCTGACCAGCGGCGGCGACGCCCCCGGCATGAACGCGGCCATCCGCGCCGTCGTGAGAACAGCCACCCACAACGGCATAGAAGTCGTGGGCGTGCGCCGGGGCTTTCAGGGCCTCCACGAGGGCGACATGGCCCTGATCGGCCCGCGTGACGTGGCCAACACCATCCAGCGCGGCGGCACCATTTTGCTTACGGCCCGTTCTCATACTTGGCGCAGTCCGGAAGGCCGGGCCAAAGGCGCACAGAACTTGCGCGACTGGCAAGTTGACGGCCTGATCGTGATCGGCGGCGACGGCAGCTTTCACGGCGCACACTATTTGCAGCAGGAACACGGCTTCCCCGTCATCGGCGTGCCCGGCACCATCGACAACGATCTGTACGGCACAGACCACACCATCGGCTACTTTACGGCAGTCGAGACGGCCCTGGACGCCGTAGACAAACTGCGCGACACCGGGGCCAGCCACGAGCGAATCTTCGTGATCGAGGTCATGGGCCGTCACGCCGGACACATCGCTCTAGAAGTTGCGGTGGCGGGCGGGGCCGAGGAAGTCTTTATTCCCGAAGACGCCAAGCCCGTAGACGGTGTCGTCGAGATCGTGAAGCAGAGCCTCGCCAAAGGCAAAGCCAGTTCGATCATTATTGTGGCCGAGGGCTATCCGGGCGGTGCAGAAGGTGTCAGCAAGGCTATTCACGAGGGCACAGGCCAGGAAACCCGCGTCAGCATTCTGGGCCACATCCAGCGCGGCGGCACGCCCGTGTCCAGTGATCGTGTTCTCGCCAGTCGATTGGGTGAAGCTGCCGTCTACGCCCTCATGGACGGCAAGAGTGACGTGATGGTCGGCAGGCAAGGCGGAGGCATCAGCCACATTCCCCTGCATGAAACTTGGGAAAAGCGCAAAGACGTGAACCGCGACCTGTACCGCTGCGCCAAGACCCTGAGCGTGTAGAAGGGAAAAAGCCAGCCGCCCCAGTTGATCTGGGGCAGCTGGCTTCCTATGTTGGATGCGGTGCTGAACGTCAGCGAATGCCCTTCCTCAGACTCTTTGACGCTAGACCCTTAGACCGTTCTCTAGCTAGCAGACAAGGCCGCGCCCACCCAGCACGCGGCCCTCAACAACCTCTGCTTATTCCCGTTCTACATTCCGCAAAAACGCGGGGATGTCGTAATCCTTGGGATCGTAGCTGCTCGTGGCTGTGCCGCGTACAGGCTTCACGATGGTTTCGATAGAGCTGCGGCCACTCGTGCCCCCGGCAATGCTGATGGGCGTGTCGTTGAAGCCAGTGGCGATCACGGTCACGCGCACTTCGTCGCCCGCAGCTTCGTCGGGCGTAATGCCGAACAGAATGTCGGGATCTTCGAAGCCGGTGGCCTCGCGAATTTTCTCCACGATTTCGTTGGCGTCGGTCATGGACAGGTCAAACGAGCCAGTCACGTTGACCAGAATCCGGCGTGCGCCCTCGATACCACGTTCGAGCAGCGGGCTGTGAATAGCGCTCATGGCGGCTTCTTCGGCCACTTTTTCGCCCCGGCCCGCGCCGATGCCCATCAGAACCGTGCCCGAATTGGCGAGCAGGTTGCGTACATCAGCGAAGTCGAGGTTGATCATGCCTTCTACATTGATCACGTCGCTGATGCCCTTCACGCCGTAGTACAGGACGCGGTCAGCAATGAGGAACGCCTCACGGAAGCTGACCTTCTTGTCTACGGCAGTCAGCAATTTCTCGTTGTTCACCACAATCATGCCGTCTACGCGGTCAGCCAGTTTGCCGATGCCTTCCTCGGCCACCCGCAGACGCTTCGGCCCTTCAAATTTAAAGGGGCGGGTGACGATGGCCACCGTCAGGACGCCCATCTCGCGGGCAATTTCGGCCACTACAGGGGCGCTACCCGTGCCCGTGCCGCCGCCCATGCCCGCTGTAATAAACAGCATATCGGTGCCGTCAAGGTATTCCTTGATGCGTTCCCGGTCTTCGAGGGCCGCTTTTTCGCCCACTTCCGGGTCTGCACCTGCGCCCAGGCCGCGTGTCAGGCGGTCTCCCAGCTGAATCCGTACTTCGGCGTGGCTTTTGGCCAACACCTGCGCGTCGGTGTTCCCAGCGATAAACTCTACGCCTTCGAGTCCTGATTCAATCATGCGGTTAACGGCATTGTTGCCCGCTCCGCCCAAGCCGATTACACGAATTTTGGCCGCTTGCATTCTGTCTCCTTACGTTCCGGCACGGCCGCTTAGGACTGTCCCGTAGCTGTTCGCTCTTCGGCGTAGTTTAACCCACGATCCCTCTCTGTGGGCGTTGGCCTTGAGCTTGGTGGTTGCATGGGTCAACGTGGGTATGAAACCCTGTAGAGAAGGAAGTCAGATGGTCACCGCTTATGGCTTAAATAACGCTGCAGCCGTCTAAACCAGACTCGCCTGCTGATGATGGTCAACGCAAGATCATCCATGTAATTGCTGCTTGTTGCTCTCAGGCCCCATAGATTTATGTGCCGTATGAGTCAATGCTAAGAGTTAATGGCCCTAGCATTCAGCCCTGTGGCCTATAGAAAACACCCCACCGATCAAAGTGGGGTTCAATCTATAGGCAAGAAGCGTGGGCAGAGTTGCCAGTTCGTCCTATGAATTCAGACCCAATCTTTGAAGATATTTTTGATGCGCTCGCCAAAGCTTGGTTTGTCTTTTTTAAGCGTAGCGTTGGGGTCGAGCTTCAATGGCACAAGTTCGCCTGACGGGGCGGATGGTGTAGCGGGCGTAACAGCCGGAGCGCCGTTGCCGGGGCTGGTGCCCGCACTGATGGGCGCTGGCGTGCCGTTTTGCACGGTTTCCATGCCCTCGAAGATCATGTCCGGCACCTTGCCGTCCTGCCCGATGCCGTAAAGCACCAGACCGACGCTGGCAGCGTGGGCAGGGCTACTGACGATATCGCTGAGGCCGCCGATGCCGCGTGGACGGCCCACCCGCACAGGCAAGCGGAAGCGGTCACGGGCCAGTTCTGCACTGCCCCGGAGCTGCGACGCGCCGCCCGTGATGACCACCGTCTGGGCCACAAGTTCCACTGGACCCAACGCCTGATCAATCTCGTCGCGGATCATGCCGTAAATCTCGGCGATACGCGGCTTAATGATGCGCGAGAGTTCGAAAGCGCTGATGGCGTGCGTGCTGCCCGACGCGGTGGTAATTTCCAGTGTCAGATCCTGGTCGGCCAATTCGGGCAGGGCCGCGCCGTACTTGCGCTTCACGTTCTCGGCTTCTTCAATCGGAATCTTGAGAATTTGCGCCAGGTCTGCCGTGACATGTTCACCGCCAATCGGAATGCTGGCGCTGTGGGCGAGGTTGCCACGCTTGAACACACCCACATCGGTGGTGCCGCCGCCCATATCGATCACGATGACCGTCTGGGTATGTTCCAGGGCTTCCAACGTCGCCAGTCCGGAGGCCAGCGCGTGCAGCACGAAGCCGTCTACCTTCAGGCCTGCTTCCTGCACGCAGCGGCGCAGATTCAGCAGCGGCCCGGCGGTTCCGGCCACGATATGTACGTCCACTTCCAGCCTCACGCCGTGCATGCCCACCGGACTCTTGATGCCTTCCTGTCCGTCTACCACGTATTCCTGCGGCAGCGTATGGATGATTTCAAGATTGGGATCGAGCGGTACGGCGCGGGCGTTTTCTATGGCGCGGTCTACGTCAGGCTGGGCGATTTCCTGATTGCGGCGAATGGCGGCCAGCCCGTGACTGGTAATGGCTTTGGCGTGGTTGCCCGCCACACTGACGAACACGCTGCCCACTTTCACGCCGCTGACACGCTCGGCGGCGGCCACCGATTGCCGGATGGCGTGGGTGGCGCGTTCCAAGTTCACCACGCTGCCGCGTTTCATGCCCTCGCTGGGCACGCTGCCCTGCCCGATGATGTCGAGGGTGCCGTTTGGCGCGATCTCCCCGATGACGGTGGTGATTTTCGTGGTGCCGATATCGAGGCCCACAATGATTGAATTTTCCTTCATTCTTGGACGCTCACCCCCCACGGGTAGATGTTAATTTTTTTGTTTGGGTACATGCTGATGCTCCCAGCATACTTTACGAGGGATTTCAGATCACCGCTCCACACCGCGCCGAGTCCCGTATTGACCGTGACCCCAGACGGCGTATAGGCAACCGATTGCACAGTGTAGCGCGATAGGAGCTGCGTGACGTAGAGGGCGTCGGCCAAACGGTCTGGCCCCCAGCCACCGAGGAGCGGTAATGTGCTGTTGAGGGCCGCGCCGGGCAGCACCGTGCCGTCGGCGGCCAGAGTCACAATGCTCCCGTCCAGGCGCTTCCAGCGGGCGTAGGGCTTGCGTTCGACCACGCTCACGCTGATGCCATCGGGAAACGTTTTGACAATTTTGGCCGACAACATCCAGGGATGGCTGGCCAGCGCCCGCGCCCGCCAAGCGCCGTAGTACAGCCAGCCGAACTGCGGCGTCAGGCCCGCAAGCTCCTGCACCCGCGCCTCTGACAGTTGGCTGTTGCCTGCGACTGTGACCGTGCGAATCGGCAAGGCGAACCAAGCACCTGCCAAAGCTGCGGCGGCCAATGTCAGGCCCAACGCTGTCCAGAGGCGGGTGCGGCGGGACTTGGGGGCAGGGGGAAGAGGCACGGCTTCCGGCTCTGACTCCACTGCATCAACAGGCATGATCACAGGTTCAGCAGGCTCCGGCGTAATCCGGCGGTTGCCCTCGCCCACCTTGCGGGCGCTCATGCCTGCTCCGGCCAAACTGGTTCCGGCCAGAGTTCATATTCCAGTTCCATCGGCACAGGTACGCGGCTGCGAATGGCGTCCAGCAGGGTATGCACATCGGCACTCGTGGCTCCGCCCAGATTCACGATGAAGTTGGCGTGTTCGGGAGCGATCATGGCGTTTCCGGCCCGCAGTCCCTTGAGGCCCGCCTCGTCGATCAGCTTTCCGGCACTCACGCCGCCCGGATTTTTGAAGGCGCAGCCAGGAGTTTTCATCTTGGGCTGACCCTTGCGGGCATTGTCGGCAAATTTCATGGCGTCCAACACGGCGTCCGGCGTACTGGGCCGCAATTTTAAGCGCACCCGCGACACGATATGGTTGCGCGGAATGCCGCTGTCTCGGTAGCCCCACTTCAGATCGTCCGGCGTGACCTGCCGCGTGCCTTCCGGCGTCACGATTTCCAGCGTGTGCAGGCCGTCGAACATCTCGCCGTAGCGCGTGCCCGCGTTCATCCATACCGCGCCGCCCACCTGCGCCGGAATGCCCACCGTGCCCTCCAAGTTAGACCAGCCCAGCTTTTGCAGCTTGCGAATCAGCCCCGGCAGGGGTACGCCGCCGCCCACCCAGCCAGTCACGATCTGGTCGGGCGTGCTGAGGCCCGGATCAGGCTCCAAGTCGGCTTCGCCCAGCGGCCCACTCAGGCGAATCACGCGCTCGCGCAGGCCCTCGTCGGCAATGACCAGATTGCTGCCGCCGCCCAGAATCCGGTAAGGCTGGCTCATGGCCTCGGCCAGTTGCTCGTGCGTGGACACGAACCAGACTTCGGCCTCGCCGCCCACGCCCAAGGTGGTGTATCGGGCCAGCGGCAGGCGTTCCACCCGCGCTCCGGTGTGACTGACTGCAACGGTGTCGGAAACGCTCACACGTTCACCTCAGCCGGAGCCACCCCTTCAAGCGCCACCACTTCACGGGCCAGCTTCCACACGTCGCCCGCGCCCATCGTCACGATGATATCGGCGGGCTGGGCCGACTCGCGCAGGTATCGCACGACTTCTGCACGATCCGGTCTGTAGGTCACGCCGCCGTGTCCATTGTCCGTCATTCGGCCCGAAATAAGCGTGGCGTGAATGCCCGGAATCGGGTCTTCGGAAGCGGCAGCGATGTCCAGCATCAGCACCTCGTCGGCGTCCATGAGCGCGTCGGCGAGGCGGGGCCAGGACTGCTGGGTGCGCAGGTAGCGGTGAGGTTGAAAGACCACCCGCACGCGCCGCCCGGTCTGGCGGGCTGCCTGTACGGCGGCGGCGACTTTGGTGGCGTTGTGGGCGTAATCGTCGACGACCAGCGCCCCACCCGCCTCGCCCCGCGCCGTACCGATGTGCTGCCAGCGGCGTCCCGGCCCCCGGAAAGCGGCCAAAGCTGCGGCTGCGGCGGCAAAATCTCCGCCATACAGGTGCGTAACGGCCAACGCTGCCAGTGCGTTCAGCACGTTGTGGGTTCCGGGCAGGCCCACCCGCGCCTCGCCCAACCCCTGACCCTGCCAGGTCACCGTGAATGCCGTGCCGTCCGGATCAGGCCGCACATTTACGGCGCGGTAATCGGCCCCCTGTGCCTGTCCATAGGTCAGCCGTTCGGGTGCGCCGCCCGTCAGTTCATCCAGCCCCGGCCAATCGGCGCAGGCCAGCACCCGCCGCGACTGAGACACGAAGCGGGCAAATCCGGCGTGCTGTTCCTCTACCGTGTCCCAGTAAGTTGCAATGTTGCCGCCCACATGGTCATCCTCGGCGTTGGTAAACACGGCGGTTTCGCAGCCCAGCAGCGCAAAGGCCCGGTCAGATTCGTCCACCTCGGCCACAAAGGGGCCAGCCCCCACGCGCGCATTGCTGCCAAATTCGGGTACGATGCCGCCCACGAACGCCGCCGGGTCAAGGCCTGCGCCCTGCATGGCGATGGCGATCATGGACGTGGTGGTGGTTTTGCCGTGTGTGCCGATCACGCCGATGCTGGGGCCAGCCGACAACAGTTCGTTCAGCAACGACATCCGGGGCTGCACCTGCACGCCCGCTGTGTGTGCCGCCAGCACTTCCGGATGGTCTTTGGGCACGGCTTCAGAGGCCACCAGTACGTCTACCCGGCCATAGGGCTGCGCCGTAATGTGCGCGGCGTCGTGGTGCTGGGCCACCGGAATCCCTTCTTTGATAAGTTGGGCAGTCAGTTCGGAAATCTGGGCGTCGCAGCCGCTGACCCTCAGGCCACGCGCTGCCAGCAAGCGGGCAAAGGCACTCATGCCAATGCCGCCTATGCCCATCAGGTGATAGTGGCGCGGTTGGGTAACGGAGTCAGAAGGGGTCAACTCAGATTGGGGCAACTCAGAGCGGGCCAGAGAGGCGGATTCGGAGCGTCCAGCAGGCGATGTAGGCGTGGACGGGGCGGGGGCGGGGGCAGGGTCAGTCATGGGCAGTGTTGGTCATGGGTTTGGGGGGTCAGGTGCGGCGCAGTCAAACGGCTGTGAAATCAAGTAGCTGTGAAACCAGGCTGATGTGAGATCAAACGGCGGTGAGTCAGAGGCGATTCAGGTGCCGCTCTATCAGGTCTGCGAAGCGGTCTGCGGCTCCTACAGGAGAGCGCGCCAGGGCCGCCGCTTGCATGGCGGTTCGCGTGCCCGACGCCGCACACTCTAACACCGCTTCCCCCAGTGCCTCGCCCACTCGGTGCTGCTCCACCATGCGGCCCGCTCCCGCCGCCTGTACCGCCGCCGCGTTGTGGTACTGGTGATTTTCTGCCGATTCGGGCAGGGGAATCATGATGACGGGCACGCCGTGAAAGGCAGCCTCGGCCAGCGTGCCCGTGCCTGCCCGCGTGATCGCCACATCCGCCGCCGACCACGCCGCCACCGCGTCCACAAATCCGGTGGGGTGATACCAGCCCAGATCCTGCACGCGGGGGGCCACCTCTCCCAACCAGCGCGGCCCGGTAGAATGCAAGACCTGTACGGCGGGGCTGTCGCGGAGGCTGTGGTCAGGGTTGGAAAGGTGCGGCCCAGTAAAGTCCAGATCAATCTGTGCCAATCCGGCCCCGGCTTTCATCTCGCCTCTGGCTCCGGTACTCACGGGCGTACTCATCTGAGAAACGCCGCCGCCTGCCCCGGCTCCCAGCAGGCCTTCCTCGCCCAGAACATACCGCAGGGTGTCGGGCACGGCACTGTTGAGGGCCAGAGACCCCTGAGAGCCGCCCATGACCAGCAGCGTGAGAGGGCCATCTTGCAGGCCCAACTGTGCCAACGCGTCGGCGCGGCTCATGCGGGTTTCGCGGGTGGGCATGCCGACCATCGTGGTTTTGGCGGGCGGCAATCCGATCACGCGTTCATAGGCGGTGCCCACTGCTTTTGCCCGGTAGACCGCCAGCCGTTGCGTCAGCCCCAGCCGTGCATTTTGTTCATGTAGAAGGGTGGGCAGGCCCAAGCTTTGGGCAGCCAACACTCCTGGCAAACTGGCAAATCCGCCGTAGCCCACCACCACGCCGGGTTTCAGGCGTCTCAGGACCGCCCGCGCCTGTGCCAATCCCTGTCCAGCCTTCAACAGTTCCCGGGGGTCGGGGCGGCCCTGCCCACTGCGGGCCAGTTTTCCGGCGTCCACACCCTCAAACGGCAGGCCCTGTTCGGCGGCGATGCGTTCTTCCATACCGCCGCGCTGTCCCAAAATCAGCGCCGAATGCCCCCGCGCCATCAGCGCCCGCGCCGTCGCTACCGCCGGGTAAATGTGCCCGCCCGTGCCGCCCGTTGCCATGACTATTAAACTCACCGGATCACCTGACTCATTGGGGGGAAGTGTAGCGCCAGAGCGTCAGTGGTGAGTCGCCATTGGTCAGTCGGAAAGGCGCAGAGTGCCCGGAATGCTGTGCAGGATGTGAAATTGGATGAAAAAGGAAGGCGGTCTGCCAACACTGGCTTAGCCTCCTTCCTCTGTGTTCACTTCCGCACCCCTCACAGTTTTTCTCAGAGCGTGTTTATAAGGTTCCATTTGGATTGCTCAAAAGCCTAGAAACGCCGTAAAGATGGGGCTGTGGCTCTCTCACCCTTGAGGGGGAAGGGCTGGAGAGGGGGTGAGCGAGCAAAGCGAATGCTGTTCTACACGAGATTTGCCGAAATCGGCGACCCTTTATAATCACGCTCTCAGTCAAACAGATCACTGATTCCGCCCCCCTTGCTCTCGCCGCCCAGGCCCTGCTCAAATTCCTCGTAGGGCTGCACCACCACGAAGCCGTCGCCCTGAAACACCATCTGATACGTTTCGCCGCCGCCGCGCCCAAAAATAGAGCGCAGGCTGGAATCCACGCGCAGTTGCGGCGTCAGGTTGCCGCTCCAGGCGACGGTGGCGTTGGGGTCGGTAAACAGGGGTTCGTTGGGCGTGACGCGCAGGGTCAGCGGTTTGCCGTGACTGAGAATCGCCACCAGCCCATGCCCCTGCACCCGCACACTGAACAGGCCGCCCGCCGCCATACCCGCGATCCGGCGGTGCATCGTGATGTCGTATTTCACGCTGTCCTCAAAGGCCAACAGGTCGTTGCCGCTGACGTTCAGGGTGTCGCCTTGCAGCCGCAAAATACTGACTTCTTTGCCCTGATCGGCCAGATACACCACGCCGCGCCCCTCGATTTTGGCGAGTGGACTCATCTCCTGGCTCACAGCGCGTTTCAGGGCTTTCATCAGGCCGCCTTCCAGCGTGCCCTCGCGCTTGAAATTCAGGTTACCCTTATAGGCGATCATCGCGCCCAATTTGCTCCAGATGCGGCCATCCACGCGGGCTTCCAGCATCTTGCTGCTTTCCAGTTCAAAGACCTCGCCGGGATTGTCGCGCTCGGCAGTTTGCACCAGAAAGTCACGGAGGTTGTAGCTACCATCGGCACCGGGGGTCATGTTGGTCATGCTGTGGGGTACGGGCAGAGTGTGAGTTGGGTTCCCGTAGAGTGCAAGGAAGATGAAGGCTAAATAAATGCCGCTTGCACTCAGGGTTGCCCTTCCAACACCCCGCCAATCCGCCGCAACACTTCTCCGATCTGCTCCAAACTGGTGGCGTAGCTGAGGCGCACTTGCCCCGGAGCGCCGAAATCTGTGCCGGGAACCACAGCGACGCGGCCCTGATCCAGAATCAGACGGGCGGCTTCCAGCTCGTCCGCGTGCAGCTTGGTGGTATCGGCCATCACGTAAAAAGCTCCTTCCGGCGTGGGCGTGGGCAATCCCAGCGCGTTCAGGCCCGACACGATGGCGTCGCGGCGTTGGCGGTAGGCGGCGCGGGCCATATCAATGAATTCGGTGGTGGCCTCGTGCTGCTCCAGTGCGGCCAGTGCGGCGTATTGAGAGATGCTGCTGGCATTGCTGGTGCTCTGAGATTGAATGGCATTCATGGCCGCGATCACCGATTTTGGCCCGCCTGCATAGCCGATTCGCCAGCCGGTCATGGCATAGGCTTTGCTGGCCCCG from Deinococcus sp. QL22 encodes:
- a CDS encoding UDP-N-acetylmuramate dehydrogenase, which codes for MSVSDTVAVSHTGARVERLPLARYTTLGVGGEAEVWFVSTHEQLAEAMSQPYRILGGGSNLVIADEGLRERVIRLSGPLGEADLEPDPGLSTPDQIVTGWVGGGVPLPGLIRKLQKLGWSNLEGTVGIPAQVGGAVWMNAGTRYGEMFDGLHTLEIVTPEGTRQVTPDDLKWGYRDSGIPRNHIVSRVRLKLRPSTPDAVLDAMKFADNARKGQPKMKTPGCAFKNPGGVSAGKLIDEAGLKGLRAGNAMIAPEHANFIVNLGGATSADVHTLLDAIRSRVPVPMELEYELWPEPVWPEQA
- the murC gene encoding UDP-N-acetylmuramate--L-alanine ligase gives rise to the protein MGIGGIGMSAFARLLAARGLRVSGCDAQISELTAQLIKEGIPVAQHHDAAHITAQPYGRVDVLVASEAVPKDHPEVLAAHTAGVQVQPRMSLLNELLSAGPSIGVIGTHGKTTTTSMIAIAMQGAGLDPAAFVGGIVPEFGSNARVGAGPFVAEVDESDRAFALLGCETAVFTNAEDDHVGGNIATYWDTVEEQHAGFARFVSQSRRVLACADWPGLDELTGGAPERLTYGQAQGADYRAVNVRPDPDGTAFTVTWQGQGLGEARVGLPGTHNVLNALAALAVTHLYGGDFAAAAAALAAFRGPGRRWQHIGTARGEAGGALVVDDYAHNATKVAAAVQAARQTGRRVRVVFQPHRYLRTQQSWPRLADALMDADEVLMLDIAAASEDPIPGIHATLISGRMTDNGHGGVTYRPDRAEVVRYLRESAQPADIIVTMGAGDVWKLAREVVALEGVAPAEVNV
- the murG gene encoding undecaprenyldiphospho-muramoylpentapeptide beta-N-acetylglucosaminyltransferase, with protein sequence MSLIVMATGGTGGHIYPAVATARALMARGHSALILGQRGGMEERIAAEQGLPFEGVDAGKLARSGQGRPDPRELLKAGQGLAQARAVLRRLKPGVVVGYGGFASLPGVLAAQSLGLPTLLHEQNARLGLTQRLAVYRAKAVGTAYERVIGLPPAKTTMVGMPTRETRMSRADALAQLGLQDGPLTLLVMGGSQGSLALNSAVPDTLRYVLGEEGLLGAGAGGGVSQMSTPVSTGARGEMKAGAGLAQIDLDFTGPHLSNPDHSLRDSPAVQVLHSTGPRWLGEVAPRVQDLGWYHPTGFVDAVAAWSAADVAITRAGTGTLAEAAFHGVPVIMIPLPESAENHQYHNAAAVQAAGAGRMVEQHRVGEALGEAVLECAASGTRTAMQAAALARSPVGAADRFADLIERHLNRL
- a CDS encoding AIM24 family protein; this translates as MTNMTPGADGSYNLRDFLVQTAERDNPGEVFELESSKMLEARVDGRIWSKLGAMIAYKGNLNFKREGTLEGGLMKALKRAVSQEMSPLAKIEGRGVVYLADQGKEVSILRLQGDTLNVSGNDLLAFEDSVKYDITMHRRIAGMAAGGLFSVRVQGHGLVAILSHGKPLTLRVTPNEPLFTDPNATVAWSGNLTPQLRVDSSLRSIFGRGGGETYQMVFQGDGFVVVQPYEEFEQGLGGESKGGGISDLFD